GGATTAAATGCTAATTTAATATAAGCGCCTCATTTTCAACTCTGATGCGAAAGATGAGGATGTATTTTTTATCTGCTTTAACGACATTTGGGCAATATATGTTACCGATTTTACTTCAAACTCCATCTCTCTATGCTTCACTTGCTGAAAATGCTGCTTAGTTTCATTTCGCTAAATAAATTAAGCAGGCCTTACCCTTGTAAAGTCTGCTTAATTTATATCTGATGTTATAGATGTAAATAGTAGATGGATGATCCGGAGGGATCAGCAATGGACAGCGCTAATTTTGCCTCGGTGACACGTTATAATTTCGTTCTTATCCGGGCACATGCCAGCGGATCATCCATCTACTATTATCGGTTTATTTCACAGACATTTTGATAACACAATTGTCCCTAAGAATAATCCACACGGTCATTAGTACTTGACTTATAATGAGCCAACTTCTATAATGTAGATATCCATAGGGAAGCATAATTGAGCATTGACCCTGATGTCGTAGGCGTTCGTATTCTTATGATTATTGTTGAAGGGGATGCAGTTATTCAGGTGCCCCATCGGGAGGATCTATTGCACCGCATTTCGAAACTTGACTTTCTCAAAAATGAATCCTTCAAACGGTCCCAAATAGGGCTTTCTCTTGTCATCGTTTTAGCTTTTGGTACCGCTTTTTTAGCTTATGGAGTGGCATACAATGAGTCGGATACCCGAGGGGTTACTGCTGTTGCTTACTCACCAGATGGCAAACTGTTGGCAACTGTCAATGGAAGCATCAATATTATTCAGACTTCAGATGGCAATGTTCTAAAAACCCTCCCCGTTAAAAATGTAATAAGCATTGCCTTTTCAAACGATGGCCATACATTAGCTGCCGGAATACGAAATTCGAGCAAGAACATCAAGTTGTTGGATGTTGACAGCGGAAGACTGATTAATACCTTTGAATGCGCCTCATCAGATGTTTCAACCATTGCATTTGCTCCGAACGGACTTTCATTAGCCACAGGAAGTAGTGATGGGACAACCCGTTTATGGCGTATACCTAGCGGCGAACTTGTGAACGCCAATAAAATCTGCTGCCCTGTCAACGGGATAACATTTGCGCCCAATGGAAAAAAGTTTGCTACATGCAGTGGAAACTCAAATCACTCCGGCGAGGTTCGCTTCTGGAACACTTCAAACGGGCGGCTAATGAGGTCGCTTATCGGCCACAACCGATGCATACTTTCTCTCGCCTTTTCGCCTGATGGCAATGTGATTGCGAGCGGTGGTCTAGATGAAGTTGTAAACCTATGGCGGATTAACGATCTCAAGCTATTAGCATCCATGAAAACAGTATGCGCCGTTAAGTCAATTGCATTCTCTCCGAATGGCCAACAACTAGCTATCGGAGGCGGGAAAAAGAGCGAAGGTTTCATTCAGTTATGGTCAGTCCCAAATGGCAACTTACTTCGAAGCGAAATAGTGGATTCGAGGACAATAAAATGGGTTGGTTATTCTCCTAAAGGAGAATCATTAGTATCAGCTTCAGAAGATGCCCCTTCCTCTACTGATAATACTCGCCATCCTTTAGCTATTTGGCGTGTATCTGATTGGAAATTAGTTAAATCTTATGGTTTTTAATTTTATACAGCACTAGCTAGCCGATTGCTGTATAAATAGTCCGCTACCTTATTATTTCCCCGTACCATTCAACAGATCGGTAATATCTTCATGAGACCATCTTATGGGAGTTAGGCCAAGATTATCTTCAGCTCTAGGATCAGCTCCTTTAGAAATAAGCATCTCAACTGCTTCACGCATTCCACGTCTGGCAGCTAGATGAAGAGGTGTTGTTCCTAAGTGATCGATTGCGCCGACATCGGCGCCCTTTTCTAATAATAATACTGCGGCTTCGATATTGCCGTTTAGCATGGATATGTGTAAAGGAGTGTATCCGAAAACGTTCTCAGCGTTGACATCTGCGCCGTGGTTGATAAGTTTTCGCACTCGTTCGTTTTCAACTGATAGCACAGCCCAATGAAGTGGAGTCATCCCCTCAGATTGTTCGGGATCTAGGCCTTTGCGTCCGGGTGTTCTCATATTCTTACCTTTTAACATTCCAAAAGCGGCGTTAGAAGAAGAATAAGTCGCGCCGCCTTCAATAACATCAATACCAGCATCAATTTTCTCAGGCAACTCTACTATGCTCCTTCTACTAATATATTTCGATTACCGACACCAATCTAGCCACTATCATGTTGGAATAATTTACTTACAAGTTTCTATACGTTAAATATCGTCCTTCTAAGCGTACGTCTATATAGTATTTTTCAACTAATTATCATTCTTATCAAGTTATCTCAAAGAACTCAAGCTTTGCAGCGCTGATTCCTACACAAGCGAAGCCTTTTTGCGGTACTCTTTTTAGTTACAAATTGATAATCGGTATGATGCAAGGAGCGGGAATATGAACGATGGAATAATACTTTCTGTTTTTACAAAGCCGTGGACAATGCCCCTGCCCGAACTAGGTAAGTTCGTGAGCGACATTGGTTTTGGCGGCATCGAACTGCCGGTACGTCCTGACTATCAGGTTGAACCTGATAATGTCGTAAAGGGTCTATCGGAAGCCGCTAAAGTACTTGGCGACTTTGGGGTTAAAATAACAAGTATCGCCGGCGAGCAGACCGAAGCTATGATGGAAGGCTGCGCGAATGCGGGAGTGCCTGTTATTCGAATTTGTGTCGGCGTTGGCCCCGATGGTTATATGGCAACGGAGAAGAGACTTCAAAACGAATTCGATGCCTTAGTTCCTAAACTTGCTCAGTGGGGTGTGACCCTTGGAGTTCAAAACCACAGCGGTAACTCTGTATGCAACGCGATGGGTTTACGCCACTTGATTGAGAAATACGATCCAAAACAAATTGCAGCCATCTGGTGCGCTGGTCATAATGCGCTAAAAGGTGAAGACCCCGAGATAGCCATCGATATTGTTTGGGACATGCTCAGTATGGTATTTCTAAAGAATGCCATTTACGTTCGCGAAAATGGACCGGAAGCTGAAGTAGCAGAATATTATTCTTTCTGGACTTCCGGCCGACAGGGTCTCTCGAATTGGCCAAAAATAATTGCTGAGCTTAAAAGACGCAACTATAAAGGATGCATAAACCTCAACGCCGAATACTCGGACGACAAGTCAGTTGTTCGTTTGGTTAAAGAAGATATTGCCTTCGTAAAAGAACTCTTATGTCAGTAATGCAAGCACATCTTATAAAGGAAATCGCAATATGAGTACTGAAATCACTAAATCAATCGGGGCTAAAGATAAACAAATTCTTCGAGATTTGGCGAAACAGGTTGCGGAAATTGCAGCGCAACCTGTTCAGAAAGAACGCATCAAGAATTGGACAGCGTTAAACTCCCTCAAACCAAATCGTCCGATGGTCTTTGCCGATCCACAGAATGGTTGGGGGGAATTAACCCCGACCAATCCATGCCAATGTGAACACCCAAGTGTTAGTCATTGGGAATGGAATCTAAGAGCGTCTTTGATTCGCAATCAACTCATCAAAGATGACGCCCCTATAATTAACATCCTTGATGTTAATTGGGATATTAAAATAACTGGCTTTGGGTTAGCAGAAACTCAACACCGAACAGGTTTTGAGGGTGGATCTTATCGTTGGGAAGCACCTATAAAAACTGCCGACGATATGAAGAAACTCACCTTTCAAGAATTCGATGTCGATCGTGAAAGCACTGAGGCAACTTATTGCCTTGCGCAGGAGATATTCGGAGATATTCTCAACGTTCGCAAGGTTGGTGTGAATTTCTTCCGCTTTGGATTGACCCGAGTACTCATTCACCTTCGCGGCCTTGACCAGATGATGATTGACATGTACGAAGAACCCGAACTGCTTCATGACCTGATGGCTTTTCTTCGGGATAACCACACTCATTTCATGGACTTCTGCGAACGTGAAAATGTTCTCAGCCTCAATAACGGCCCCGAAATGATCAATGGCTCAGGCGGCAATGCAGTCAACACTGACCTTCCTGCCTCCGATTTCAATGGCACTGTTCGCTTAAAAGATATGTTCTGCTGGGGCGAATCGCAAGAAACCGTCGGCGTAGGCCCGAAGCAATTCGATGAGTTCGTTCTCGCCTATCAGCTTCCGCTAATGAAGCGTTTCGGCCTGGTAGATTACGGCTGTTGTGAGCCAGTTGATAACAAGATTGACTTGATAATAGCGAAGGTTCCCCAGCTTCGTTGGGTTTCGGTCTCCCCATGGGCAAATCGCGAAATGCTAGCACAGAAGATTGGCAACAAGTTTGTTTATGTTTACAAACCAAACCCCTCGCGCATCTGCTCCCCAACACCGGATTGGAAAGCGGCCGAAGAAGAAGTACGAGAAACACTGCGCATCGCCAAAGGATGCAACGTATCCCTCATCATGAAAGACACGTCAACCTTCCACCACCAACCCGACCGCATCACTCGCTGGTCGGATATGGCAAGAAGGATTTGCGAGGAAAGTGTTTAAAAACTTTGTAGGTAATGCTGATTTCCCTAACCCCCAAGCCTCTTTCCAATGAGGAATAAAAGGGATCAAAGGATCATTCAGTATCTAAGGCGTGGAATCTGCATGGTTGTTTTGGAAGGGTTGCTTCGGCACAAGCATCCTCGCAAAGACACGGAAAGAGAAAGACACTGGCGCTATGTGCTGAAAGCTGATGGGTGATAGCTGATAGCTATCACATTTGGAGGTTTGATATGCGTATTGCATTAGGGGCTGACCATGCTGGGTTTATTTTAAAAGAATATATCAAAGACCGAATACCTTCTTTGGGGCATGAGGTTATAGATATGGGTACGCATAGCGTAGAGTCGGTGGATTATCCGGATTATGCGCTTGCGGTCTGCACTGCTATCAATGAAAAGCAAGCCGATTTAGGAATCCTTTTTTGTGGCGCTGGGATTGGAATGAATATATCAGCTAATAAGAGACATGGAATCCGAGCAGCAACCTGTTCAGAATGCTATTCGGCACATATCTGCCGTGAACATAATAATGCAAACGTTTTATGCCTTGGAGAGCGCGTCACAGGTGTCGAATTGGC
The window above is part of the bacterium genome. Proteins encoded here:
- a CDS encoding WD40 repeat domain-containing protein — encoded protein: MSIDPDVVGVRILMIIVEGDAVIQVPHREDLLHRISKLDFLKNESFKRSQIGLSLVIVLAFGTAFLAYGVAYNESDTRGVTAVAYSPDGKLLATVNGSINIIQTSDGNVLKTLPVKNVISIAFSNDGHTLAAGIRNSSKNIKLLDVDSGRLINTFECASSDVSTIAFAPNGLSLATGSSDGTTRLWRIPSGELVNANKICCPVNGITFAPNGKKFATCSGNSNHSGEVRFWNTSNGRLMRSLIGHNRCILSLAFSPDGNVIASGGLDEVVNLWRINDLKLLASMKTVCAVKSIAFSPNGQQLAIGGGKKSEGFIQLWSVPNGNLLRSEIVDSRTIKWVGYSPKGESLVSASEDAPSSTDNTRHPLAIWRVSDWKLVKSYGF
- a CDS encoding ankyrin repeat domain-containing protein; the encoded protein is MPEKIDAGIDVIEGGATYSSSNAAFGMLKGKNMRTPGRKGLDPEQSEGMTPLHWAVLSVENERVRKLINHGADVNAENVFGYTPLHISMLNGNIEAAVLLLEKGADVGAIDHLGTTPLHLAARRGMREAVEMLISKGADPRAEDNLGLTPIRWSHEDITDLLNGTGK
- a CDS encoding sugar phosphate isomerase/epimerase, translated to MNDGIILSVFTKPWTMPLPELGKFVSDIGFGGIELPVRPDYQVEPDNVVKGLSEAAKVLGDFGVKITSIAGEQTEAMMEGCANAGVPVIRICVGVGPDGYMATEKRLQNEFDALVPKLAQWGVTLGVQNHSGNSVCNAMGLRHLIEKYDPKQIAAIWCAGHNALKGEDPEIAIDIVWDMLSMVFLKNAIYVRENGPEAEVAEYYSFWTSGRQGLSNWPKIIAELKRRNYKGCINLNAEYSDDKSVVRLVKEDIAFVKELLCQ
- the rpiB gene encoding ribose 5-phosphate isomerase B; amino-acid sequence: MRIALGADHAGFILKEYIKDRIPSLGHEVIDMGTHSVESVDYPDYALAVCTAINEKQADLGILFCGAGIGMNISANKRHGIRAATCSECYSAHICREHNNANVLCLGERVTGVELAWEIAKSFLESTYSSEERHQRRVDKITALEQY